ACCATCGGAACCTACtgtataaatatttcaaaacttatGTATTGTTGCAAGTCAATTTACTTGATGATGCaaaaaacatataaactaaCAACACACATAATTTAAATTCTGAGAGTGAAAGATTCATTTCCTATTcatatctcattttttttaggTAATTTTGATCTTCTCGTCATGGCTAAGACATgaccaaattatttttttattattggttcAATTAGTTTCTCAACTAAAAATAGACTGGAGAAtgattcttgttattttttggatAGTATAAGGATGTTTTTTGCTCACTTAGATAATATAAGAATATACATTAGATTTGAGTCATAGTTGAGGGatgattttagccaaaaactctATTATAACTAGTCTAATATAATATTCTATTTGTTTGTATTTGTCTTAGTTTAaccacgaaatttaagaaataaaaagtttGATGCATGCATCTTGTTCCATTGAGCTAGTCACTCAAAGTTAAAAGGAAAATCGTGCCTTAAAAGCAGTTAAAATCAACTATATGAATCATCATTACTCATTTCGTTCTATTTGAAACAATTACAGTCCAATACTCCATAGATTGACACTTCAACACAACAAGTTATATGTATTTTCTGTTAACCTactattttttacaaaatacaaaaaaaaaaaaagtccatgacgaataaaaaacataaatgtAAAGTCTACCAAATCAACTAGTATTATATAGTGtgaatcttttaaaataattttctttcatgtaattttGTTGGTCTACTTTACCTTTCGACATTCTCaagcatctatatatatatatataaatagaaaaaaaatataaacaatgaAAAGTTTGTATGCAAACGTATTACTTCCCACCTCGATATTCGGAGCCCGTATTAGAGCTTTAACTAAATTCGAATCACGCACTATAAGACTCATTTGAGGGTAACGCTCCCAAATCCAAATCGTGCACTGCGGGGCTCATTTGGGGTAATGctcccaacaaaaaaaaattcatacccAAGAACCGAACCCAAACCTTTGATTAAGGGTAGAACAGTCTCACCACTGGACCACAACCCGTGTTGATAAGCGTAAAACTTACTATTGATGAAAGTGTCAAGTCGTACATAAAAAAAGTtgggttaaaaaaaatgaaaattgtgaCAAAGTGTATTAAAGAGAGTTGGAGACAAGTGTTCTAATGAAATTGAGTGTTGGTGACAAAGTGCGCCAACAAGAGTTGGAGGCAAGTGTTTCCacaaaattgaaagttgaagaAAAATGCTCGAACAATTGGAAAGTTGAGAAGTGCTTTAAATTTAAAGACAAGTGTTACAACAAATGAATGTTGATCAAAAGCGCATCAATCGAAGgttttcaaaacaattaatgacaCATTTTCATCGACAAGATACCAGTGTGATTCCACAAGTGGAGTATATGGAAGGCAAGGTGTAAGAAAATTTCCAAATAGACCCTCGAATCTCAACgcaagaaaaatcatttttgaaaaaaatacaagaaatcatttttgcaaaaaaaatcatttgaaagaAATGCAAGAGTAAAAGCTATGATGAAAATATTACGGAAAAAAAACAGTTAAGGGTATAAGACATAACTAAATTGTCTAAAGCAAGGGTGTAAGAAAATCTTACCCCATGTTGTTTCCAAATAGACCCTCGTATCTCAATgcaagaaaaatcatttttgaaaaaaaaatattttgaaagaattaCAAGAAATCATTTTCGAAAAAAATCATGTGAAAGAAATGCAAGAGTAAAAGCTACGATGAAAATATTACGGAAAAAAACAGGTAAGGTTATAAGACATAACTAAATTGTCTAAAGCAACAATCTTTCATTTTAAACTATCATATGTGCTGCTAAGATCAGAActgatctagtctaaacagcaCATTGCACTTcaaacaaatattaaagaaaactTTGAATCCTTGTATGTAACTTGTTTAAACTATGAAAATGCAACTATTTGCCAATAATCTAGAAATATCTTTACATAGCAAGATAATCACTTCAGTCTACTAAGTAAATATTCCCCCCTGCTCCACCATCTCACTTGATGTTCAACCAGATGAGACCTTTATATTATCAAACTTACCATCAACTGCACTCAATTAGTCTATCAAAAATTGTAAAGCAATGTTGTAAGAAGTGCCTGCAGTGCTCAAGAAGCTTCAAAGCTACATGTCACTGAAGATCAGTGCAGACCTTATTCTGGCTGCATGTCAGTAAACGGCTGGAGGATGGTCCACGAACTGCACAGTCACCAAAATTGCCGCCAACACAACCAAGCTCTTTTTCATCATCATCGCTATCGAGGTCTCTTGGAGTAACCCGGTTTTGATAGCTCCGACGCTTGATAAGGAATACATTGAAGTAATAGCTAACCAGCATATTCCTAGTCTTGGATGGGAATAGTTTCCTATAGTTGCTCCACACATTGTTTTTTAGTGAAACACTTGGCCTAACCCAAACTTTGAACCTTTCTTCCTCCTTATCTGTCCATGAAAGCAAAACTTCCTCCCCCATGTGGTCAAACCTCCACCGGAAAAACAAAGGGCCAAGCTCACGCAACAATTTATACCTCTCCTCTGCAATATGGAACCTGTTGCATTCAGTAGATTGCGGGAATGGACAAGCACATGAACTTTGTCTTCCCTTTCCAATAGGATCTAACACAACCAAAGAGTTTGTTTTTTCCACTTCTGGAGGCCACATTCGTGTGCCCAACCACTTGGCATCGCTCTCAAAAATCACACCAGTCCATTCAGGGACTTCAATGTGGGGGTCAGGATCCACTTTAGGTACTTTTTGTTTTGGGAGTTCATAGGCAGCTTTAGGTTTTTCTGTTACTGATACCTCAACACTCATAAGATCTGGCGCAATATCATCTTCTTTCTTCTGATAAGTTTCAACTTTGTTTCGAGAGGTCGGACACAAGCTGCAACCTCGACACAGAGTGTGCTTTTGCAAATTAGGGATCCTTTTGCTGCATCTTAGGTTTTCTGCAGGTTGATTGTTaagtttttcttcttcatacATGGACGGCTGCATCCTCTGCTTCTTCTGTTGGTTACATCATGACAAAATGTACAACAAATTACTCTCAATAATTGTTTCTTGATAAGTCATACAAAGACAAATTATACAAGATCAAATTTTTGACAAGCAGGAAAAGACGTGTGACAAAACAAATCACACAGTTTGATTCACATAAATATTTAGGTGGTGAATGTATCACCAGTAGCAGAAGTTTAAGTCTGCCATAGTGGAGAGCCTTATACTGTACGTTTTAGAAGAAAGAATTACAAGAATAAAAGAGTCAGGAAAATTGGCAAATAGTTGAACAACGTCTAAACAAGGCAATGATATGTGACTATCATTGAGAAAATGGACTTAAGGTTTAACTCAGTCCCAAAAACTAGATGAGGATTGGATAAGTTGGGCTCTAATACTATGTCAAAGAATGAAGCAGGGCCGACTCAACCTCAAAAACTAGTTTATGAGGTGAGGAAAACACAAGATCGTATAAGTCAAAAATAACACATTCTTCAATCAATGTGGGATACCAAACATCTATTATGCATATCCTGCTCTTATAGATTTATCTGGGAAAAAAagtattgttttgtttataaaaaCTTCTGTATTAGCTCTAAAACTGTAGCAAGAAAATTTAGGGGGGCGGAGGGGTCACTATAACGATTAAATACACAAGCAGACAAATATATGTGTATAAGGGATCATTGACAAGAGAACGTCTGTAATCACGGATAGCTAACTCAAGTCAGATGAGTGTTATGAATGAACTGTTGGTCCTATATTACACAATCTACGCACGTCAAACAAGAGGACGACAAACTGAAAGTGGTCCCcaaaatagtaattattttCCTGAATTATATGTATCCGCAggattaatttgaaaaaagcGAATTGAATGGATTTAAAATAATGTTACAACATGGATCAGGACTAAaaagttttccatttttcatccattaaataaaatttaaatttaatcactTGAAATTAAATTGCAActacttgattaaaaaaaatgaaaataaagaatttgattcaaaaagtcaattttttaattcaaaatgtCGAAACATAAGCTAAATAATCTGTCAAAAAAGCTCCTTCCAACCCAAATAACAAAAGaagcaaatcaagaaaaagaaaggaataactatttttttaagaaatggaGAGAGAGAACAAGGAAAAGGGAGGTGGTAAATTCTAAAAGAAGGGAGCATGTCGAGTTAAATGTCATTTTCAGTAAATTTGTCATGAGAAATGATGAAGTGATGAACCCCTTTAccattttggcctaagttgctccgactcttcacttttggtgatGGGTGTGAGATCAGTACCCGATCTGGTTTACCAATTTTGGATACTTCGACCAAAATAGACGGGGAAAGTCTGGACAGATTTATTGGTTTTTAAAGTCAAAAACAAAAGCTAAGGTGAAATTTCTCTGTCACTCTTTATCCTTTATCTCCTTCTAGCATTCTCCACTTAATCTACTTTTAGAAATTAAATCATTTTAGCCTAAGGTGAAATTTCTGTCACTCTTTATCCTTTATCTCCTCTAGCATTCTCCGCTTAATCtatttttggaaattaaattattttagccaaagcTAAGGTGAAATTCCTCTGTCACTCTTTATCCTTTATCTCCTTCTAGCATTCTCCGCTTAATCTATTTTgggaaattaaattattttagccaaagcTAAGGTGAAATTCCTTTGTCACTCTTTATCCTTTATCTCCTTCTAGCATTCTCCGCTTAAtctatttttagaaattaaattattttagccaaagcTAAGGTGAAATTTCTGTGTCACTCTTTATCCTTCATCTCCTTCTAGCATTCTCCTCTTAATCTACttttagaaattaaattattttagccaaagcTAAGGTGAAATTTCTGTCACTCATTATCCTTTATCTCCTTCTAGCATTCTCCTCTTAAtctatttttagaaattaaattatgttaGCCCAACTCCCGCACCCGTATCCATACTAGCTCCGTATCCCCGAATCATGAAGGATCCAACCTCCCGAACCACACCCGACTCCGAGCAACTTAGCTAATTTGTGATGAGTGAATGGTTATAGCAACGGTGCAACGCCTATCTAGTCTTGAATAGCATGTGTAAATTATTATGTAACACCAATTCAAGGAATTAGTCAACTACAAGTAAATTGGGCCATAAATGTGATTCTCATGTAGTTACTTcagagaaaataatataaagaaattatATTGAAAGGTCCCTGGCATGTAAGAAGCGATTAGCCAGTGCTACAAGAAATCATTGAAGATAAAGCAATAGTGAAAAAACGCATCCGTCAATTACTCCAATTAGATTAAATAAGGATGAAGCAAATAAATACCTGAGGGTTAGCTTCCTCTGCATCTGTGTCAATATGGCTTTTCTTCAGCAGTGCTTCCCTAACCGACAAGGCCTGGAACCACAAGTCCTTGCCTGTATGACCTTTCCAGTTCAAAGAGTTAGGAACTTCATTAGAATGTTTTGCTGCATGTTTAACCCAATCTAACATTTCAGAGAAGCATGGAGATCCTCTTTTTCTCTTATGAGAAGCAGTTACGTCCTCGATAACACTCTTGCCCGACGCCACAGTAGTATCAGAACCATTCAGAACGGAAAAGTTCTCTTTGTCATTGTTCACTTTTTCTCCCATGCCAATCATCTGGGCAAATTTTTCGTCATCATCATACTGCCTATTTGATTTGGCAGGTGCTCGATGAAGGATTTTCTCAACAATCCCCTCGGTAGATACCAAAAAGACGGTGTCATTGGCAATCTTAGAAAAGAATTTTTCACCACCATTGTTAAGGTTATGCTTCCTGTGTTCAGCATTGCAACTTCTGTGCTCTGTCCAATCATTAGTGTCATTAACACTTTCAGCAGTAAACATTTCATAATCAACCTGACTATTGACCTTACACATAAGCTCTTCCTTGCAACCATTTTCCGAAGGAGACAAATTACCAAACATTGTCTCCAACTCCTTCAACAATAAATCAAGCTTCCCAATTACACCACCCTCTCCTTCCACCAAGTTCCCATCTTTAAGTAGTGCTTTTAGCCATTGATCAAACTCTCTCAAATACTTGGCATATACCAACTTCACAGACGCAACAGCCCCGGTATCCGACCCGCAACGCTCTGCAACACAACTCCACAAGTTCTTGGACGAAACCAGATCATAACCACCTAGTTTCCTCACAATCCAGAAGAGTTTAAACAAATCTAGAGGCTTCCCACTACCACTCAAAACTGGAAAACTCCATACACTTTTTTTCTCAGGTTTCTGACTGAGAAAAACCGCAAAAACCTCATCAAATAACCTCCTAAACCTACTCTTACTCCCATCAATAGCAGAACCACTCCCcctattttctttaaaaatcagAGAGCCATCATCTAATCTTAACCATTCTTCCATCAAACCCGAATAGACTGTACCTTTCCTGAGGGTTTTCAAGAACAACCAATACAATTAATCAATACATAACTATATACATAGACACCCCCCCCNaaaaaaaaaaaaagtgatctTATAAAAGCtctaaaaacacaaaaaatacaaTCTTAACCAAAGTTCCATTAACACAAAAAGATTACAACTTTTTTCTGGGGTTTTCAAGAACAATATACATTAATCAACAAATGACTAATTCCacacatatatacacataaaaacTCAAAAGGGGTTCTCTTTATTGAAATTATTTACCTCTACAATTGATGTTCTATAAAATTCCATCAAGCCCACCACTACCTTTTCATTTTCTAATgtccttttttcctttcttgaaCATTCAtcaatggtgaaaaatgaggaaaattcAAGAACCCCATACTCTCAGATTATTATGAACAACAATCAATCACCTGGTTTTTTGACAGCTCAATAAAATGGAGTTGACAGGTGTTTTTTAAGGGGTTTTTGATGTTTGAGGTTTTTGTGAATTTGCACAAAACATTCATGGAGAAAACAAATTAAACTAAGAAACAAAAAGTATATAATAAGGAAATAGTACTTGATAATCTAAATAGCAAAGAaccctaaaaataaataattaataaatattgtaGAAAATGGtagaagaatatatataatgaaaaaaaatattgtttggtCCATCCTCTTGTGTCTTAACCACATCATGAGATATGATTATCACCGTTGGATTAATCAATTTGGAAAATAGTATTTTATCGGGATTAGGATAATAATCTCGATATAATATTGTGAGTATTCGGTAATATCGATAAAGTTTTAGACCTGTTATTATCTACTCACCTTTTTCGCCTAAAGTTTTAGGGTTTGGGGGAGGCCAAAGGGGAATGAGATCTGATCTCTCACGATAAGTGAGGGACGGAGGGCGGTCCACCAATTAAGCGACTATTATATACTATTActcttatttgttgttttatattcaATACGGGATAATAATTCTAGGAATAATATAATTGTTGAATAATTTTGTAACCTATCTTGAGAAAGATAGGAAGAGGAGCGTTAAACCTTATAGTTCTCGTCTTATTATTTTGAGTATTtgttttttgattattttaaactataatcGACACAATTACTATTTTATAactctttttttctaattttttagggtttaggagaGATTGGGGAATTGAATTTGATCTCTCACGACAAGTGAAGGATGGAGGGCGCTCAACCAATTGAGCAATCATTATACTCTATTATTTGCTATCTCATATTGAATGCAAAAgaataattctaaaattttgtaatctaaaaaaagactaaaagaGGAGTGTTTAACCTTGTAATTCTCATCTAATAATTTGAAGTTCTATTCtcttaattacttttaaaataaaatcaacaaattaCTAATTAGATATAATACTTAATACTAGTATACTACAATTACTTCTTCGACTTTTGTATTGTCAGTTAAACTTTAACCTACTTATTACAAAATTTCTTTAATAGCAAATTAACTTTATGAAATTATTTGATTACTGAGATTAGTATTTAtgtttattgatataaaattagTGACTATATTTATACcgtaattaattataagtattGACTAATACCAAAAAAATTAGGTCAAAATCTTATTATTATTCACTATCTCATATTGGATAGATACGAGATATTAaccctaaaatatttttaattttttttttaattgtgttgAAATAAAATTGACACAGTAATTACTAAGTTGATGAAGTACTAGTACTGtaaattactttatttaatactaacattaaattttaaaagataaatgcataaattattccatatctttttttctgttttccCCCCTTTTTCGTCTCCTATATCCTAGGGTAGTTTTTtctagttttcttcttcttgttgttggGATTAGTAAAGATAAAATCCAGAAAAAAAAAGACCACAattcactttaaaaaaaaaaaaaaaagataaaatccaGAAAAACATTTCTCCATACTCATAAATCAtattaatgaattaaaatttaagggTATAAAAGGAAGTTATGttgtgatttgatataaaactAGAACAGTCTCAACAAAAATTCAACGCTTTCCTAAGATCTAATAATTAGAGTTTATTAAATAATTGAGGGAGAAGGGGaaacaatcatttttcaagaaaatcaaaatcaCTCAATAGAATTTTAAAGGATCATTCAGAATCTACCCTCGAACACATAAGATCATTCGAATCTACCCTCGAACACATAGGATCATTTTCATCTATACCCCTTGAACATATTAAACCGTTTTTAAAGAGAATTCAATCACTCAAAAAAACTTTAAAGGATCATTCAATAGCTATCATTAAACACATAGGATCATTCTGAATCTTCGAACACATAGGATCATTTTCATCTACCCCTCGATTATATAGAATCATTTTTAAAGAGAATTCAATCActtaaaagaacttaaaagGATAATTCAAAATCTATCATCGAACTCACAAAATCATTCTTAATCAACCCTCGAACACATAGAATCATTTTGAATCTATATATCCTCAAAAACATAGGATCATTTTGACTCTACCCCTCAAACACATAAAATCATTTTGATCTACCCTTCAAATAGAATCGTTTTATTAATCACAAActaaattaaacaaaatgacTAATTCcaatgtatataaaaagaatCAAGAGAAACACAAAAacataaagcaaaaaaaaaaaacatttcaatcTATACAAAAATGGTTTATTGAAATTAATTAGTACCTTTTTCAGGTGTTGTATGATAAAAGTCCTTCAAGCCGACAGccaccttttatttttttttcctttggttGCAAAAATAGGGGaaaataggttttttttttttgcttataaaGGGTTTTTTGACGTCTGAGATTTTGTGAATTTAGACCAAATGCAGATGaaggaaaaattaaagtaaaataaaagggATTAATTTTGTGGGAAAATGATACtatagtaaatatttttctcgttttaatttatttgtgttgTTCTGACTTGACATgaagtttaataaaataaaagacggttaaattttatgatattaaattaaatatatgcaTATCTCGTAATCTTAAATATGCCATgtgaaaaaatagaattaatcattatcaataaaaataatataatatctttttgaaataaactaaagaaaaaaagagaaaaaaattaaataacatctTATCCATATTCATTAATATGTATGACTTAAAAGGAAATTGTGTTGTTATTTGATCTAAATTTAAGACGGTCTAAACaaaaatttagatttaataGTCAAAgttcattaaataattaatgaaaagggaaaaagattattttcaaaatcaccCAAAAGAATTTTACAAGACATTCTGAATCTAACCTtgaacatataaaattattttgaatctaCTTCTCAAACACGTAGAATTGTTTTATCAAACAtaaactaaatttttaaaaaaggactAATTCCAATGTACATAAAAAGAACCAAGAGAAAGACAAATATATTGTATTAACTATTACGATAAAATTTGACTTGTTAATacttttattattcttttttacttattttcttttagggTTTGGAGAAGGGGAATGGGATCCAATTGAGCAATCATCATACTCTTGAATACTAACCCTAAAACTATGAATTCTAGAATTATTACAATTTCGCAATGATTTTATGatctaatttttgaaaaagatttaAAGAGAAGAGTTAAATCTCAGGACTCTAGCCTAAATTtataaattctattttcttAATTGCGTTGAAATAAAATTGACATAGTATATTTATTTACTAAGTAGATGAACTAGCTAGTAGTactataaatttattttatttaataaaattaattttaaaagataaataaataaataattataccatatctttttttctaaattccCCCTTTTTCGTCTCCTTTATCCTAGGGtagttttttctagttttttttcttcttgagattagtaaatgtaaaatcagaagaagaaaaacatcTTCCCCATATATTCATAAATCATGTTAGTGACTTCAAGGGTATAAAGGGAAGTTATCTTGtaatttgacataaaattagGACAGTTTTAATAAAATCCACCGTTTTGGTAAGATCTAATAGTTAGAGTTTATTAAATAATTGACAAAGAGGGGAAAACAATTCTTTTTGAAGACAATCAAAATCACTTAAAGGAAATTTAATGGATCATTCAGAATCTACTGTTTTAGGATCATTCTAAATCTATCCTCAAACACATAGATCGTGATTTTTAATCTATCCCTTAAACACATAGGATCATTCTGAATCTATCCTCAAACACATAGATCGTGATTTTTAATCTATTCCTCAAACACATAGGAAcacataaatcataattttttaatctacTCCTCAAACACATAGAATCATTTTGAAACCCTCAACTGAACACATAGGATCATTTTGATCTACCCCTCGAAAACATCCGATTATTTTGAATCCACCCCCTCAAACACATCAGATCATTTTGATCTACCCCTCAAACACATAGAATCATTTTATCaatcacaaattaaattaaacaaaatgatCAATTCCAATGTGCATACATAAAAAGAACCAAGAGATAAACAAAAAcataaagcaaataaaaaaaaaacatttcaatttatacaaggattttttattgaaattgatTAGTACCTTTTTCAAGTGTTGTTTGATAAAAGTCTCAAGCCGACAgccacctttttttttctttttttttttggttgtaaAATGAGGTAAAAATAGGTCTTTTGGTTTATATAGGGTTTTTTGTTGTCTTAGATTTAATGAATTTAGACAAAATACAGATATAGTAAAAAagttaaagtaaaataaaaaagatcctgtagtaaatatttttctcgttttgatttatttgtattgttatgacttgacacgaaatttttaaaaaataatactgtTAAATCTCATGACCTTTAATTAAAGACATGCATATCGTGTGCCCTTAGACACATcaagtgaaaaattaaaattaaaaagttattaaaaaaatttatatctttttgaaacggactaaagaaaaaataggacaaattaattaaataatagtcaaattatctataaatattaatgaacacgaacatttaattttttagaaaatagtaGTAGAAGAATATAAGATATATAATGAGAatgatgtaaaaaaaaatttagttacCGTTAGATTAATCAGTTTTGAAAATAATACCCTATTGGGGTCGTTTGGTTATTGGGATTAGTATTTTTATGCTAATATAAAGtttgagattatatttattCCGGCATTTGATCGTAATATTACGTAATATCGATAAAATTTTAGATCAAAAACTTATATTAATCACTATATGATGTTGAATGCGGGATAATAATACTAGGTATAATCTCtaaattaaatagttttgtaatttattttgataaaactaaAAGAAGAGAGTTAAACCTCGTCAAATCTCATAATTCTCATTAAATCTTGTAACTCTTGTTAAACATCAGGTTTTTAATCCAGAAAAGTGGGAACATCAACAATAATATCGTACATCATATTGATACGATGTGGTGAAGTGAAGGCTTGCTTCTGAAGTTTTGTGTGAAAATTATGtatcaacaaaatttaaaggtAAGTTTCATAGAGTGGTGGTCACGCCGTTATTGTTGTATGGAGCAGAGTGTTGCACAATTAAGAACTCTCATGTTTAAAATATGCATGTTGCGCAAATAAGGATGAAGAGATGAATGTGTAAGCATATTAGGAGTGATACAATTGAGAATGAGATTATCCGGGACAAGGTAGAGTGGCCTCcatggtggacaagatgagAGCGGCGAGATTGTAATGGTTTGCCTATCTGAAGCGGAGATGCGCAGACGCCTCGGTGAAGAGGGGTGAGAGGCTAGCTAGTGTAGTAGGCAGGATGAGAGGTAAAGATAGGCCGAAAAGCTATCAGGAAGAGCTGATTAGAAAAACACGGTGCAAACTTCAAATTATTGAGAGCATGATTTTAGACAAAAGGGTACTGTGAAAGTCACATATTATGGTAGGAAATTAGTAGGTAATGTAGTGTTATCTTGCTTTCGAGGGTTTAGTCTTGTtggttctattttttttatatctatcttCATCTGCTTGGCTACTGCATTACAATGTTGGTGTTCATATTCTTTTCATGTAGGCTTTGCACTACTTCTATTAGTTGTTATGTTctcgtcattattttttaattttatacatgaagGTGTTGCTCTTGAGTTGATGGTCTATTGagaacaacctctctacctccgtAAGATAGTGATAAGGCCTTCATATATTCTACCCTTCCCAAACTTTACTGATTATGTTATTGTTGGTATACCTCATATGGATGCGGGATCAtaatcttaaaattattttaatatctaGATAATTTTGTATTCATTAAACGAAGAGATTAAACCTTGTGATTCTCGTCTTATAATTTAGAAATTAGTTTCCTAagtatttaaaactaattttttcataattaccaaataaataaaatattatcataaataactTTCTTCTATCTTTTTGTTGTGATCATTTAAAGTTTTAACCCACTCgttaaagaaatttatttatcaCATTAGTTTTAAGGGATATATGAATCAGTTAACTTTGTGGGATCGTTTAGTTACTGAGATTAGAATTCTACTGTTGacataaatttga
This genomic stretch from Solanum stenotomum isolate F172 chromosome 10, ASM1918654v1, whole genome shotgun sequence harbors:
- the LOC125842635 gene encoding AT-rich interactive domain-containing protein 2-like encodes the protein MEEWLRLDDGSLIFKENRGSGSAIDGSKSRFRRLFDEVFAVFLSQKPEKKSVWSFPVLSGSGKPLDLFKLFWIVRKLGGYDLVSSKNLWSCVAERCGSDTGAVASVKLVYAKYLREFDQWLKALLKDGNLVEGEGGVIGKLDLLLKELETMFGNLSPSENGCKEELMCKVNSQVDYEMFTAESVNDTNDWTEHRSCNAEHRKHNLNNGGEKFFSKIANDTVFLVSTEGIVEKILHRAPAKSNRQYDDDEKFAQMIGMGEKVNNDKENFSVLNGSDTTVASGKSVIEDVTASHKRKRGSPCFSEMLDWVKHAAKHSNEVPNSLNWKGHTGKDLWFQALSVREALLKKSHIDTDAEEANPQKKQRMQPSMYEEEKLNNQPAENLRCSKRIPNLQKHTLCRGCSLCPTSRNKVETYQKKEDDIAPDLMSVEVSVTEKPKAAYELPKQKVPKVDPDPHIEVPEWTGVIFESDAKWLGTRMWPPEVEKTNSLVVLDPIGKGRQSSCACPFPQSTECNRFHIAEERYKLLRELGPLFFRWRFDHMGEEVLLSWTDKEEERFKVWVRPSVSLKNNVWSNYRKLFPSKTRNMLVSYYFNVFLIKRRSYQNRVTPRDLDSDDDEKELGCVGGNFGDCAVRGPSSSRLLTCSQNKVCTDLQ